A region from the Lutra lutra chromosome 1, mLutLut1.2, whole genome shotgun sequence genome encodes:
- the PDE4C gene encoding cAMP-specific 3',5'-cyclic phosphodiesterase 4C isoform X1 has translation MRRSGTAFSFLLIERVQESVDSGLVPMSPLGSGVIRRRFSGTPLLPPLSSRLGTPGEVEASACVVFTIESQGEEQSHNPDPGSFDLENGFSCGRSTLDPQAGPGLGRVIQATAQHSQRRESFLYRSDSDYELSPKAMSRNSSAASDLHGEDMIVTPFAQVLASLRTVRSNVAALAHLQGRGAVKQASVETPPTGSQPPPPTEDTGQKLALETLDELDWCLDQLETLQTRHSVGEMASNKFKRMLNRELTHLSETSRSGNQVSEYISQTFLDQQTEMELPRVTPTESPRPMSQISSLRGLPHRASLSAATVPRFGVQTDQEGQLAKELEDTNKWGLDVFKVAELSGNRPLTTVMFSIFQERDLLKTFQIPADTLVTYLLTLESHYHADVAYHNSLHAADVAQSTHVLLATPALEAVFTDLEILAAIFASAIHDVDHPGVSNQFLINTNSELALMYNDVSVLENHHLAVGFKLLQAENCDIFQNLSAKQRLSLRRMVIDMVLATDMSKHMNLLADLKTMVETKKVTSLGVLLLDNYSDRIQVLQNLVHCADLSNPTKPLELYRQWTDRIMAEFFQQGDRERESGLDISPMCDKHTASVEKSQVGFIDYIAHPLWETWADLVHPDAQDLLDTLEDNREWYQSKIPRSPVDLTSPKQGSPDRFRFELTLEEAEEEEEEEGALDSEVSESPDTERTAPEASPDPGALLLDNQRTGGKPCVDHEANVMAEPFGT, from the exons ATGCGGCGCAGTGGGACAGCCTTCTCCTTCCTGCTAATCgag AGGGTCCAGGAGTCAGTGGATTCTGGCTTGGTCCCCATGAGCCCACTTGGCAGTGGTGTCATCCGGAGAAGATTTTCAGGGACTCCACTGCTGCCACCGCTGTCAAGCCGCCTTGGAACCCCTGGAGAGGTTGAGGCCAGTGCCTGTGTGGTGTTCACCATCGAGTCTCAAGGGGAAGAGCAAAGCCACAATCCAGACCCAGGAAG ctttgatCTGGAAAATGGATTCTCATGTGGCAGAAGCACCCTGGACCCTCAGGCTGGGCCTGGCCTTGGCCGGGTCATCCAGGCCACTGCTCAGCACAGCCAGAGGCGAGAGTCCTTCCTGTACCGCTCCGACAGTGACTACGAACTCTCGCCCAAGGCCATGTCCCGGAACTCCTCTGCAGCTAGCGATCT ACACGGAGAAGACATGATTGTGACGCCTTTTGCCCAG GTCCTAGCCAGTCTGAGGACAGTTCGGAGCAACGTCGCAGCCCTCGCCCACCTGCAAGGCCGCGGGGCAGTCAA GCAGGCATCGGTTGAGACCCCCCCAACTGGCAGTCAGCCCCCTCCACCTACAG AGGACACTGGGCAGAAGCTGGCTTTGGAGACACTGGACGAGCTGGACTGGTGTCTGGATCAGCTGGAGACACTGCAGACACGGCACTCAGTGGGGGAAATGGCCTCCAACAAG TTCAAGCGGATGCTGAACCGGGAGTTAACTCACCTGTCCGAAACCAGCCGCTCTGGGAACCAGGTGTCCGAGTACATCTCTCAAACCTTCCTGG ACCAGCAGACTGAGATGGAGTTGCCTAGGGTGACCCCCACGGAGAGCCCAAGGCCCATGTCCCAGATCAGCAGCCTCCGTGGGCTCCCCCACAGGGCCAGCCTCTCTGCAGCCACCGTCCCACGCTTTGGGGTCCAGACTGACCAGGAGGGGCAGCTGGCCAAG GAACTGGAAGACACCAACAAGTGGGGGCTTGATGTGTTCAAGGTGGCAGAGCTAAGTGGAAACCGTCCCCTCACAACCGTCATGTTTAGCATCTTTCAG GAACGGGACCTGCTCAAGACATTTCAGATCCCAGCGGACACACTTGTCACCTACCTTCTGACCTTGGAGAGTCACTATCATGCCGACGTGGCCTACCACAACAGCCTACATGCCGCTGATGTGGCCCAGTCCACGCATGTGCTCCTGGCCACACCCGCCCTCGAG GCTGTTTTCACAGACCTGGAAATCCTGGCTGCCATCTTTGCAAGTGCCATCCATGATGTGGACCATCCCGGGGTCTCCAACCAGTTTCTCATCAACACCA ACTCAGAGCTTGCCCTTATGTACAACGATGTCTCCGTGCTGGAGAACCACCACCTGGCTGTGGGCTTCAAGCTTCTGCAAGCTGAGAACTGCGACATCTTCCAGAACCTCAGCGCCAAGCAGCGGCTGAGTCTGCGCAGGATGGTCATCGACATG GTCCTGGCCACAGATATGTCCAAACACATGAACCTCCTGGCTGACCTCAAGACCATGGTGGAGACCAAGAAGGTGACAAGCCTTGGAGTCCTGCTGTTAGACAACTACTCCGACCGCATCCAG GTCTTGCAGAACCTGGTGCACTGTGCAGACCTCAGCAACCCCACCAAGCCGCTGGAGTTGTACCGCCAGTGGACGGACCGCATCATGGCCGAATTCTTCCAGCAGGGCGACCGGGAGCGCGAATCAGGCCTGGATATCAGCCCCATGTGTGATAAGCACACCGCCTCGGTGGAGAAGTCCCAG GTGGGTTTCATTGACTACATTGCACACCCATTGTGGGAGACGTGGGCTGATCTGGTGCACCCAGATGCACAGGACCTGCTGGACACGCTGGAGGACAACCGTGAGTGGTACCAGAGCAAGATCCCCCGCAGTCCTGTGGATCTCACCAGCCCCAAGCAGGGGAGCCCTGACCGATTCCGCTTTGAGCTGACTCTGGAGGAGgcggaagaagaggaggaggaggaaggagctttAGACTCAGAGGTCTCGGAGTCACCTGACACTGAGCGTACGGCCCCAGAAGCCAGCCCAGACCCTGGGGCCCTACTCCTGGACAACCAGAGGACTGGGGGCAAGCCCTGCGTGGACCATGAGGCCAATGTGATGGCTGAGCCCTTTGGCACCTAA
- the PDE4C gene encoding cAMP-specific 3',5'-cyclic phosphodiesterase 4C isoform X3 encodes MQGPPAPAPAPGPSSPRGSPRGSPGLFRKLLVNQSIRLQRRFTVAHPLCFDLENGFSCGRSTLDPQAGPGLGRVIQATAQHSQRRESFLYRSDSDYELSPKAMSRNSSAASDLHGEDMIVTPFAQVLASLRTVRSNVAALAHLQGRGAVKQASVETPPTGSQPPPPTEDTGQKLALETLDELDWCLDQLETLQTRHSVGEMASNKFKRMLNRELTHLSETSRSGNQVSEYISQTFLDQQTEMELPRVTPTESPRPMSQISSLRGLPHRASLSAATVPRFGVQTDQEGQLAKELEDTNKWGLDVFKVAELSGNRPLTTVMFSIFQERDLLKTFQIPADTLVTYLLTLESHYHADVAYHNSLHAADVAQSTHVLLATPALEAVFTDLEILAAIFASAIHDVDHPGVSNQFLINTNSELALMYNDVSVLENHHLAVGFKLLQAENCDIFQNLSAKQRLSLRRMVIDMVLATDMSKHMNLLADLKTMVETKKVTSLGVLLLDNYSDRIQVLQNLVHCADLSNPTKPLELYRQWTDRIMAEFFQQGDRERESGLDISPMCDKHTASVEKSQVGFIDYIAHPLWETWADLVHPDAQDLLDTLEDNREWYQSKIPRSPVDLTSPKQGSPDRFRFELTLEEAEEEEEEEGALDSEVSESPDTERTAPEASPDPGALLLDNQRTGGKPCVDHEANVMAEPFGT; translated from the exons ATGCAGGGACCCCCCGCGCCCGCCCCggccccagggcccagctcccCTCGGGGCTCCCCGCGCGGCTCCCCGGGGCTCTTCAGGAAACTCCTGGTGAACCAGAGCATCCGCCTGCAGCGGCGCTTCACTGTGGCCCATCCGCTGTG ctttgatCTGGAAAATGGATTCTCATGTGGCAGAAGCACCCTGGACCCTCAGGCTGGGCCTGGCCTTGGCCGGGTCATCCAGGCCACTGCTCAGCACAGCCAGAGGCGAGAGTCCTTCCTGTACCGCTCCGACAGTGACTACGAACTCTCGCCCAAGGCCATGTCCCGGAACTCCTCTGCAGCTAGCGATCT ACACGGAGAAGACATGATTGTGACGCCTTTTGCCCAG GTCCTAGCCAGTCTGAGGACAGTTCGGAGCAACGTCGCAGCCCTCGCCCACCTGCAAGGCCGCGGGGCAGTCAA GCAGGCATCGGTTGAGACCCCCCCAACTGGCAGTCAGCCCCCTCCACCTACAG AGGACACTGGGCAGAAGCTGGCTTTGGAGACACTGGACGAGCTGGACTGGTGTCTGGATCAGCTGGAGACACTGCAGACACGGCACTCAGTGGGGGAAATGGCCTCCAACAAG TTCAAGCGGATGCTGAACCGGGAGTTAACTCACCTGTCCGAAACCAGCCGCTCTGGGAACCAGGTGTCCGAGTACATCTCTCAAACCTTCCTGG ACCAGCAGACTGAGATGGAGTTGCCTAGGGTGACCCCCACGGAGAGCCCAAGGCCCATGTCCCAGATCAGCAGCCTCCGTGGGCTCCCCCACAGGGCCAGCCTCTCTGCAGCCACCGTCCCACGCTTTGGGGTCCAGACTGACCAGGAGGGGCAGCTGGCCAAG GAACTGGAAGACACCAACAAGTGGGGGCTTGATGTGTTCAAGGTGGCAGAGCTAAGTGGAAACCGTCCCCTCACAACCGTCATGTTTAGCATCTTTCAG GAACGGGACCTGCTCAAGACATTTCAGATCCCAGCGGACACACTTGTCACCTACCTTCTGACCTTGGAGAGTCACTATCATGCCGACGTGGCCTACCACAACAGCCTACATGCCGCTGATGTGGCCCAGTCCACGCATGTGCTCCTGGCCACACCCGCCCTCGAG GCTGTTTTCACAGACCTGGAAATCCTGGCTGCCATCTTTGCAAGTGCCATCCATGATGTGGACCATCCCGGGGTCTCCAACCAGTTTCTCATCAACACCA ACTCAGAGCTTGCCCTTATGTACAACGATGTCTCCGTGCTGGAGAACCACCACCTGGCTGTGGGCTTCAAGCTTCTGCAAGCTGAGAACTGCGACATCTTCCAGAACCTCAGCGCCAAGCAGCGGCTGAGTCTGCGCAGGATGGTCATCGACATG GTCCTGGCCACAGATATGTCCAAACACATGAACCTCCTGGCTGACCTCAAGACCATGGTGGAGACCAAGAAGGTGACAAGCCTTGGAGTCCTGCTGTTAGACAACTACTCCGACCGCATCCAG GTCTTGCAGAACCTGGTGCACTGTGCAGACCTCAGCAACCCCACCAAGCCGCTGGAGTTGTACCGCCAGTGGACGGACCGCATCATGGCCGAATTCTTCCAGCAGGGCGACCGGGAGCGCGAATCAGGCCTGGATATCAGCCCCATGTGTGATAAGCACACCGCCTCGGTGGAGAAGTCCCAG GTGGGTTTCATTGACTACATTGCACACCCATTGTGGGAGACGTGGGCTGATCTGGTGCACCCAGATGCACAGGACCTGCTGGACACGCTGGAGGACAACCGTGAGTGGTACCAGAGCAAGATCCCCCGCAGTCCTGTGGATCTCACCAGCCCCAAGCAGGGGAGCCCTGACCGATTCCGCTTTGAGCTGACTCTGGAGGAGgcggaagaagaggaggaggaggaaggagctttAGACTCAGAGGTCTCGGAGTCACCTGACACTGAGCGTACGGCCCCAGAAGCCAGCCCAGACCCTGGGGCCCTACTCCTGGACAACCAGAGGACTGGGGGCAAGCCCTGCGTGGACCATGAGGCCAATGTGATGGCTGAGCCCTTTGGCACCTAA
- the PDE4C gene encoding cAMP-specific 3',5'-cyclic phosphodiesterase 4C isoform X4: MPVCIRTCLSTVGRRSRTLPNSRDRTCQDQAQTCVIRPSSGQTWLFDLENGFSCGRSTLDPQAGPGLGRVIQATAQHSQRRESFLYRSDSDYELSPKAMSRNSSAASDLHGEDMIVTPFAQVLASLRTVRSNVAALAHLQGRGAVKQASVETPPTGSQPPPPTEDTGQKLALETLDELDWCLDQLETLQTRHSVGEMASNKFKRMLNRELTHLSETSRSGNQVSEYISQTFLDQQTEMELPRVTPTESPRPMSQISSLRGLPHRASLSAATVPRFGVQTDQEGQLAKELEDTNKWGLDVFKVAELSGNRPLTTVMFSIFQERDLLKTFQIPADTLVTYLLTLESHYHADVAYHNSLHAADVAQSTHVLLATPALEAVFTDLEILAAIFASAIHDVDHPGVSNQFLINTNSELALMYNDVSVLENHHLAVGFKLLQAENCDIFQNLSAKQRLSLRRMVIDMVLATDMSKHMNLLADLKTMVETKKVTSLGVLLLDNYSDRIQVLQNLVHCADLSNPTKPLELYRQWTDRIMAEFFQQGDRERESGLDISPMCDKHTASVEKSQVGFIDYIAHPLWETWADLVHPDAQDLLDTLEDNREWYQSKIPRSPVDLTSPKQGSPDRFRFELTLEEAEEEEEEEGALDSEVSESPDTERTAPEASPDPGALLLDNQRTGGKPCVDHEANVMAEPFGT; encoded by the exons ATGCCCGTATGCATCCGAACCTGCCTGAGCACCGTCGGGCGACGTAGCCGGACCTTACCGAATTCGCGAGACCGAACCTGTCAGGATCAGGCGCAAACATGTGTGATCAGACCCAGCTCAGGTCAAACGTGGCT ctttgatCTGGAAAATGGATTCTCATGTGGCAGAAGCACCCTGGACCCTCAGGCTGGGCCTGGCCTTGGCCGGGTCATCCAGGCCACTGCTCAGCACAGCCAGAGGCGAGAGTCCTTCCTGTACCGCTCCGACAGTGACTACGAACTCTCGCCCAAGGCCATGTCCCGGAACTCCTCTGCAGCTAGCGATCT ACACGGAGAAGACATGATTGTGACGCCTTTTGCCCAG GTCCTAGCCAGTCTGAGGACAGTTCGGAGCAACGTCGCAGCCCTCGCCCACCTGCAAGGCCGCGGGGCAGTCAA GCAGGCATCGGTTGAGACCCCCCCAACTGGCAGTCAGCCCCCTCCACCTACAG AGGACACTGGGCAGAAGCTGGCTTTGGAGACACTGGACGAGCTGGACTGGTGTCTGGATCAGCTGGAGACACTGCAGACACGGCACTCAGTGGGGGAAATGGCCTCCAACAAG TTCAAGCGGATGCTGAACCGGGAGTTAACTCACCTGTCCGAAACCAGCCGCTCTGGGAACCAGGTGTCCGAGTACATCTCTCAAACCTTCCTGG ACCAGCAGACTGAGATGGAGTTGCCTAGGGTGACCCCCACGGAGAGCCCAAGGCCCATGTCCCAGATCAGCAGCCTCCGTGGGCTCCCCCACAGGGCCAGCCTCTCTGCAGCCACCGTCCCACGCTTTGGGGTCCAGACTGACCAGGAGGGGCAGCTGGCCAAG GAACTGGAAGACACCAACAAGTGGGGGCTTGATGTGTTCAAGGTGGCAGAGCTAAGTGGAAACCGTCCCCTCACAACCGTCATGTTTAGCATCTTTCAG GAACGGGACCTGCTCAAGACATTTCAGATCCCAGCGGACACACTTGTCACCTACCTTCTGACCTTGGAGAGTCACTATCATGCCGACGTGGCCTACCACAACAGCCTACATGCCGCTGATGTGGCCCAGTCCACGCATGTGCTCCTGGCCACACCCGCCCTCGAG GCTGTTTTCACAGACCTGGAAATCCTGGCTGCCATCTTTGCAAGTGCCATCCATGATGTGGACCATCCCGGGGTCTCCAACCAGTTTCTCATCAACACCA ACTCAGAGCTTGCCCTTATGTACAACGATGTCTCCGTGCTGGAGAACCACCACCTGGCTGTGGGCTTCAAGCTTCTGCAAGCTGAGAACTGCGACATCTTCCAGAACCTCAGCGCCAAGCAGCGGCTGAGTCTGCGCAGGATGGTCATCGACATG GTCCTGGCCACAGATATGTCCAAACACATGAACCTCCTGGCTGACCTCAAGACCATGGTGGAGACCAAGAAGGTGACAAGCCTTGGAGTCCTGCTGTTAGACAACTACTCCGACCGCATCCAG GTCTTGCAGAACCTGGTGCACTGTGCAGACCTCAGCAACCCCACCAAGCCGCTGGAGTTGTACCGCCAGTGGACGGACCGCATCATGGCCGAATTCTTCCAGCAGGGCGACCGGGAGCGCGAATCAGGCCTGGATATCAGCCCCATGTGTGATAAGCACACCGCCTCGGTGGAGAAGTCCCAG GTGGGTTTCATTGACTACATTGCACACCCATTGTGGGAGACGTGGGCTGATCTGGTGCACCCAGATGCACAGGACCTGCTGGACACGCTGGAGGACAACCGTGAGTGGTACCAGAGCAAGATCCCCCGCAGTCCTGTGGATCTCACCAGCCCCAAGCAGGGGAGCCCTGACCGATTCCGCTTTGAGCTGACTCTGGAGGAGgcggaagaagaggaggaggaggaaggagctttAGACTCAGAGGTCTCGGAGTCACCTGACACTGAGCGTACGGCCCCAGAAGCCAGCCCAGACCCTGGGGCCCTACTCCTGGACAACCAGAGGACTGGGGGCAAGCCCTGCGTGGACCATGAGGCCAATGTGATGGCTGAGCCCTTTGGCACCTAA
- the PDE4C gene encoding cAMP-specific 3',5'-cyclic phosphodiesterase 4C isoform X2: MPVCIRTCLSTVGRRSRTLPNSRDRTCQDQAQTCVIRPSSGQTWLYVTETDRIQSNWTESCRIPHSHCHLSRIPCPESSGSFDLENGFSCGRSTLDPQAGPGLGRVIQATAQHSQRRESFLYRSDSDYELSPKAMSRNSSAASDLHGEDMIVTPFAQVLASLRTVRSNVAALAHLQGRGAVKQASVETPPTGSQPPPPTEDTGQKLALETLDELDWCLDQLETLQTRHSVGEMASNKFKRMLNRELTHLSETSRSGNQVSEYISQTFLDQQTEMELPRVTPTESPRPMSQISSLRGLPHRASLSAATVPRFGVQTDQEGQLAKELEDTNKWGLDVFKVAELSGNRPLTTVMFSIFQERDLLKTFQIPADTLVTYLLTLESHYHADVAYHNSLHAADVAQSTHVLLATPALEAVFTDLEILAAIFASAIHDVDHPGVSNQFLINTNSELALMYNDVSVLENHHLAVGFKLLQAENCDIFQNLSAKQRLSLRRMVIDMVLATDMSKHMNLLADLKTMVETKKVTSLGVLLLDNYSDRIQVLQNLVHCADLSNPTKPLELYRQWTDRIMAEFFQQGDRERESGLDISPMCDKHTASVEKSQVGFIDYIAHPLWETWADLVHPDAQDLLDTLEDNREWYQSKIPRSPVDLTSPKQGSPDRFRFELTLEEAEEEEEEEGALDSEVSESPDTERTAPEASPDPGALLLDNQRTGGKPCVDHEANVMAEPFGT, from the exons ATGCCCGTATGCATCCGAACCTGCCTGAGCACCGTCGGGCGACGTAGCCGGACCTTACCGAATTCGCGAGACCGAACCTGTCAGGATCAGGCGCAAACATGTGTGATCAGACCCAGCTCAGGTCAAACGTGGCTGTACGTGACCGAAACGGACCGAATCCAGTCGAACTGGACAGAATCCTGTCGAATTCCCCACTCCCACTGCCATCTGAGCCGAATCCCCTGCCCCGAGTCTTCTGGCAG ctttgatCTGGAAAATGGATTCTCATGTGGCAGAAGCACCCTGGACCCTCAGGCTGGGCCTGGCCTTGGCCGGGTCATCCAGGCCACTGCTCAGCACAGCCAGAGGCGAGAGTCCTTCCTGTACCGCTCCGACAGTGACTACGAACTCTCGCCCAAGGCCATGTCCCGGAACTCCTCTGCAGCTAGCGATCT ACACGGAGAAGACATGATTGTGACGCCTTTTGCCCAG GTCCTAGCCAGTCTGAGGACAGTTCGGAGCAACGTCGCAGCCCTCGCCCACCTGCAAGGCCGCGGGGCAGTCAA GCAGGCATCGGTTGAGACCCCCCCAACTGGCAGTCAGCCCCCTCCACCTACAG AGGACACTGGGCAGAAGCTGGCTTTGGAGACACTGGACGAGCTGGACTGGTGTCTGGATCAGCTGGAGACACTGCAGACACGGCACTCAGTGGGGGAAATGGCCTCCAACAAG TTCAAGCGGATGCTGAACCGGGAGTTAACTCACCTGTCCGAAACCAGCCGCTCTGGGAACCAGGTGTCCGAGTACATCTCTCAAACCTTCCTGG ACCAGCAGACTGAGATGGAGTTGCCTAGGGTGACCCCCACGGAGAGCCCAAGGCCCATGTCCCAGATCAGCAGCCTCCGTGGGCTCCCCCACAGGGCCAGCCTCTCTGCAGCCACCGTCCCACGCTTTGGGGTCCAGACTGACCAGGAGGGGCAGCTGGCCAAG GAACTGGAAGACACCAACAAGTGGGGGCTTGATGTGTTCAAGGTGGCAGAGCTAAGTGGAAACCGTCCCCTCACAACCGTCATGTTTAGCATCTTTCAG GAACGGGACCTGCTCAAGACATTTCAGATCCCAGCGGACACACTTGTCACCTACCTTCTGACCTTGGAGAGTCACTATCATGCCGACGTGGCCTACCACAACAGCCTACATGCCGCTGATGTGGCCCAGTCCACGCATGTGCTCCTGGCCACACCCGCCCTCGAG GCTGTTTTCACAGACCTGGAAATCCTGGCTGCCATCTTTGCAAGTGCCATCCATGATGTGGACCATCCCGGGGTCTCCAACCAGTTTCTCATCAACACCA ACTCAGAGCTTGCCCTTATGTACAACGATGTCTCCGTGCTGGAGAACCACCACCTGGCTGTGGGCTTCAAGCTTCTGCAAGCTGAGAACTGCGACATCTTCCAGAACCTCAGCGCCAAGCAGCGGCTGAGTCTGCGCAGGATGGTCATCGACATG GTCCTGGCCACAGATATGTCCAAACACATGAACCTCCTGGCTGACCTCAAGACCATGGTGGAGACCAAGAAGGTGACAAGCCTTGGAGTCCTGCTGTTAGACAACTACTCCGACCGCATCCAG GTCTTGCAGAACCTGGTGCACTGTGCAGACCTCAGCAACCCCACCAAGCCGCTGGAGTTGTACCGCCAGTGGACGGACCGCATCATGGCCGAATTCTTCCAGCAGGGCGACCGGGAGCGCGAATCAGGCCTGGATATCAGCCCCATGTGTGATAAGCACACCGCCTCGGTGGAGAAGTCCCAG GTGGGTTTCATTGACTACATTGCACACCCATTGTGGGAGACGTGGGCTGATCTGGTGCACCCAGATGCACAGGACCTGCTGGACACGCTGGAGGACAACCGTGAGTGGTACCAGAGCAAGATCCCCCGCAGTCCTGTGGATCTCACCAGCCCCAAGCAGGGGAGCCCTGACCGATTCCGCTTTGAGCTGACTCTGGAGGAGgcggaagaagaggaggaggaggaaggagctttAGACTCAGAGGTCTCGGAGTCACCTGACACTGAGCGTACGGCCCCAGAAGCCAGCCCAGACCCTGGGGCCCTACTCCTGGACAACCAGAGGACTGGGGGCAAGCCCTGCGTGGACCATGAGGCCAATGTGATGGCTGAGCCCTTTGGCACCTAA
- the PDE4C gene encoding cAMP-specific 3',5'-cyclic phosphodiesterase 4C isoform X5, protein MSRNSSAASDLHGEDMIVTPFAQVLASLRTVRSNVAALAHLQGRGAVKQASVETPPTGSQPPPPTEDTGQKLALETLDELDWCLDQLETLQTRHSVGEMASNKFKRMLNRELTHLSETSRSGNQVSEYISQTFLDQQTEMELPRVTPTESPRPMSQISSLRGLPHRASLSAATVPRFGVQTDQEGQLAKELEDTNKWGLDVFKVAELSGNRPLTTVMFSIFQERDLLKTFQIPADTLVTYLLTLESHYHADVAYHNSLHAADVAQSTHVLLATPALEAVFTDLEILAAIFASAIHDVDHPGVSNQFLINTNSELALMYNDVSVLENHHLAVGFKLLQAENCDIFQNLSAKQRLSLRRMVIDMVLATDMSKHMNLLADLKTMVETKKVTSLGVLLLDNYSDRIQVLQNLVHCADLSNPTKPLELYRQWTDRIMAEFFQQGDRERESGLDISPMCDKHTASVEKSQVGFIDYIAHPLWETWADLVHPDAQDLLDTLEDNREWYQSKIPRSPVDLTSPKQGSPDRFRFELTLEEAEEEEEEEGALDSEVSESPDTERTAPEASPDPGALLLDNQRTGGKPCVDHEANVMAEPFGT, encoded by the exons ATGTCCCGGAACTCCTCTGCAGCTAGCGATCT ACACGGAGAAGACATGATTGTGACGCCTTTTGCCCAG GTCCTAGCCAGTCTGAGGACAGTTCGGAGCAACGTCGCAGCCCTCGCCCACCTGCAAGGCCGCGGGGCAGTCAA GCAGGCATCGGTTGAGACCCCCCCAACTGGCAGTCAGCCCCCTCCACCTACAG AGGACACTGGGCAGAAGCTGGCTTTGGAGACACTGGACGAGCTGGACTGGTGTCTGGATCAGCTGGAGACACTGCAGACACGGCACTCAGTGGGGGAAATGGCCTCCAACAAG TTCAAGCGGATGCTGAACCGGGAGTTAACTCACCTGTCCGAAACCAGCCGCTCTGGGAACCAGGTGTCCGAGTACATCTCTCAAACCTTCCTGG ACCAGCAGACTGAGATGGAGTTGCCTAGGGTGACCCCCACGGAGAGCCCAAGGCCCATGTCCCAGATCAGCAGCCTCCGTGGGCTCCCCCACAGGGCCAGCCTCTCTGCAGCCACCGTCCCACGCTTTGGGGTCCAGACTGACCAGGAGGGGCAGCTGGCCAAG GAACTGGAAGACACCAACAAGTGGGGGCTTGATGTGTTCAAGGTGGCAGAGCTAAGTGGAAACCGTCCCCTCACAACCGTCATGTTTAGCATCTTTCAG GAACGGGACCTGCTCAAGACATTTCAGATCCCAGCGGACACACTTGTCACCTACCTTCTGACCTTGGAGAGTCACTATCATGCCGACGTGGCCTACCACAACAGCCTACATGCCGCTGATGTGGCCCAGTCCACGCATGTGCTCCTGGCCACACCCGCCCTCGAG GCTGTTTTCACAGACCTGGAAATCCTGGCTGCCATCTTTGCAAGTGCCATCCATGATGTGGACCATCCCGGGGTCTCCAACCAGTTTCTCATCAACACCA ACTCAGAGCTTGCCCTTATGTACAACGATGTCTCCGTGCTGGAGAACCACCACCTGGCTGTGGGCTTCAAGCTTCTGCAAGCTGAGAACTGCGACATCTTCCAGAACCTCAGCGCCAAGCAGCGGCTGAGTCTGCGCAGGATGGTCATCGACATG GTCCTGGCCACAGATATGTCCAAACACATGAACCTCCTGGCTGACCTCAAGACCATGGTGGAGACCAAGAAGGTGACAAGCCTTGGAGTCCTGCTGTTAGACAACTACTCCGACCGCATCCAG GTCTTGCAGAACCTGGTGCACTGTGCAGACCTCAGCAACCCCACCAAGCCGCTGGAGTTGTACCGCCAGTGGACGGACCGCATCATGGCCGAATTCTTCCAGCAGGGCGACCGGGAGCGCGAATCAGGCCTGGATATCAGCCCCATGTGTGATAAGCACACCGCCTCGGTGGAGAAGTCCCAG GTGGGTTTCATTGACTACATTGCACACCCATTGTGGGAGACGTGGGCTGATCTGGTGCACCCAGATGCACAGGACCTGCTGGACACGCTGGAGGACAACCGTGAGTGGTACCAGAGCAAGATCCCCCGCAGTCCTGTGGATCTCACCAGCCCCAAGCAGGGGAGCCCTGACCGATTCCGCTTTGAGCTGACTCTGGAGGAGgcggaagaagaggaggaggaggaaggagctttAGACTCAGAGGTCTCGGAGTCACCTGACACTGAGCGTACGGCCCCAGAAGCCAGCCCAGACCCTGGGGCCCTACTCCTGGACAACCAGAGGACTGGGGGCAAGCCCTGCGTGGACCATGAGGCCAATGTGATGGCTGAGCCCTTTGGCACCTAA